In a single window of the Luteolibacter yonseiensis genome:
- a CDS encoding DUF1328 domain-containing protein: MLHYSLVFLVIALIAGILGFGVIAGAAASIAKICFFLFLAIWVLMFFMGRKTA; this comes from the coding sequence ATGTTACACTATTCGCTCGTATTCCTTGTTATCGCCCTCATCGCCGGAATCCTCGGTTTCGGTGTCATCGCCGGTGCCGCGGCGAGCATCGCGAAGATCTGTTTCTTCCTGTTCCTTGCCATCTGGGTCCTGATGTTCTTCATGGGTCGGAAAACGGCCTGA
- a CDS encoding TlpA disulfide reductase family protein, whose translation MKKLLATLCLSAATLATSAHAQKTGDAVTPEALQKLEWIQGEAPTAWEPGKLYILECWATWCGPCIAAIPHVDALYDKYQEKGLRVIGVDVWEDGKDKVVEFVKKKGEGMSYPVAYTGKGGPFEELWLKPAGVKGIPHAFLVKDGKVIATSHPARLTEELIESLLAGGDAGKNTLEKLNAAAAAQQAAASARAAFTEGKEKNDAAAMAAAADQLAAAEPDSIYVPLFRNEALIAAKDWSAIDKLIEGLDNTNKLRLMLVNSLGNTLSATEGVPAGTLAKAVTAYEATIKDRGMKTTVDATTLSRLQWAMGDKGKALAEANQGVELAKAADKASPRSIYPYEQFAAAVAAGTMPTNKEFSQFFRAAPVAPTTPVAPTVIGN comes from the coding sequence ATGAAAAAACTCCTTGCGACCCTGTGCCTCTCCGCCGCGACCCTGGCCACCTCCGCCCATGCCCAGAAGACCGGCGATGCGGTCACCCCAGAAGCGCTCCAGAAGCTGGAGTGGATCCAGGGCGAGGCTCCCACCGCGTGGGAACCCGGCAAGCTCTACATCCTCGAGTGCTGGGCCACCTGGTGCGGCCCGTGCATCGCTGCGATCCCTCATGTCGACGCCCTTTATGACAAGTATCAGGAAAAGGGCCTCCGCGTCATCGGCGTCGATGTCTGGGAGGACGGCAAGGACAAGGTCGTGGAGTTTGTGAAAAAGAAGGGAGAGGGCATGTCCTACCCCGTGGCCTACACCGGCAAAGGCGGTCCGTTCGAGGAACTCTGGCTCAAGCCCGCCGGGGTGAAGGGCATCCCCCACGCCTTCCTCGTCAAGGACGGCAAGGTCATCGCAACCAGCCACCCCGCACGCCTCACGGAGGAACTCATCGAATCCTTGCTCGCGGGTGGTGATGCCGGAAAAAACACCCTTGAAAAGCTCAACGCCGCCGCGGCAGCCCAACAGGCCGCGGCCTCCGCCCGCGCCGCCTTCACCGAGGGCAAGGAAAAGAACGACGCCGCCGCCATGGCCGCCGCCGCCGACCAGCTCGCCGCCGCGGAACCGGACAGCATCTATGTCCCGCTCTTCCGCAACGAGGCCCTCATCGCGGCCAAGGACTGGAGCGCGATCGACAAACTCATCGAAGGCCTGGACAACACCAACAAGCTCCGCCTGATGCTGGTCAACTCGCTCGGCAACACCCTCTCCGCCACCGAAGGCGTCCCTGCGGGCACGCTCGCCAAGGCCGTCACCGCCTACGAAGCCACCATCAAGGATCGCGGTATGAAGACCACCGTTGACGCCACCACCCTCTCCCGCCTCCAGTGGGCGATGGGAGACAAGGGCAAGGCGCTCGCCGAAGCCAACCAGGGCGTGGAACTCGCGAAAGCAGCCGACAAGGCCAGCCCCCGCTCCATTTATCCTTACGAACAATTCGCCGCCGCCGTAGCCGCCGGCACCATGCCCACCAACAAAGAGTTTTCACAATTTTTCCGCGCCGCTCCGGTAGCTCCGACAACTCCGGTCGCGCCAACCGTCATTGGCAACTGA
- a CDS encoding sulfatase family protein: MRFPFCLVVLIGLFSGLLQAADHPNILWIVSEDNSSHWMGCYGNKQARTPRIDALAKEGVLFEHAYSNAPVCAVARATILNGAWSPTMGTQHMRSRHPIPAKYRPNVEYLRKAGYFCTNNAKTDYNFKGSDTAIWDESSKKAYYLHRPEGAPFFAIFNLGMTHESSLFANKEAEPLRLNPEEIELPPYVPDLPEMRKDFARYHDRITEMDADVGRLLDELEARGLADDTIVIYTSDHGGVTPRGKRYLYETGVKIPCIIRVPEKWRNLCKFSPGQRVTEPVSFVDFAPTLLSLAGIDTPPQMQGRPFLGGKRVEPAADEMEFLYADRFDDTYGMRRGLTDGKWKYVRQFTPRLAAAPYSFYPFGLPSWKAWERASKDGKLTGIHQKIWDKDQAPEELYDLGADPWEIRNLAADPAHAEKLKALRQRLKDTMKKATDTGLIPEPLFETLAGDATIAEFAGSDRFDFDKALDLAFIATQRDAADLPLLEQSLASKSPVERYWAVSGLWILGDKASEKTGTLPPLLADEHSVVRTITAETLWNLGKRDQAKNALLDEVGKDLDASSLLYLLNTLRRLDLLDELPEGWQKTKARKQGTADYVNRFTKSTGSPQEE, translated from the coding sequence ATGAGATTTCCTTTTTGCCTCGTTGTGCTCATCGGCTTGTTTTCCGGCCTTCTTCAGGCTGCCGATCATCCGAACATCCTCTGGATCGTCAGCGAGGACAACTCCTCGCATTGGATGGGATGTTACGGCAACAAACAGGCACGGACACCGCGCATCGACGCCCTGGCAAAAGAAGGGGTATTGTTCGAACACGCCTACTCGAACGCCCCCGTCTGCGCGGTCGCCCGTGCGACGATCCTCAACGGAGCCTGGTCACCGACGATGGGCACGCAGCACATGCGCAGCCGCCACCCCATCCCGGCGAAATACCGGCCAAACGTCGAATACCTCCGCAAGGCCGGCTACTTCTGCACCAACAACGCCAAGACCGATTACAATTTCAAAGGCAGCGACACCGCCATCTGGGACGAGTCTTCAAAGAAAGCGTATTACCTCCACCGTCCCGAAGGCGCGCCGTTCTTCGCGATCTTCAATCTCGGAATGACGCACGAAAGCTCGCTGTTCGCCAATAAGGAAGCCGAGCCCCTGCGTCTCAATCCGGAGGAGATCGAACTGCCGCCCTACGTTCCGGATCTTCCGGAAATGCGCAAGGACTTCGCCCGTTATCATGACCGGATCACGGAGATGGATGCGGATGTCGGCAGGCTGCTCGACGAACTGGAGGCCCGGGGCCTCGCGGACGATACCATCGTCATCTACACGTCGGATCACGGTGGCGTGACTCCGCGGGGGAAGCGCTATCTTTATGAAACCGGCGTGAAGATTCCCTGCATCATCCGGGTTCCGGAAAAGTGGAGGAACCTCTGCAAGTTCAGCCCCGGCCAGCGTGTGACGGAACCTGTGTCATTTGTCGATTTCGCACCCACCCTTCTTTCGCTCGCCGGGATCGACACTCCACCGCAGATGCAGGGCAGGCCGTTCCTCGGCGGCAAACGCGTCGAGCCTGCCGCGGATGAGATGGAATTTCTCTACGCGGACCGCTTCGATGACACATACGGAATGCGCCGCGGGCTGACGGATGGGAAATGGAAATACGTGCGCCAGTTCACGCCACGCCTTGCGGCCGCTCCCTACAGTTTCTATCCCTTCGGCCTTCCTTCATGGAAGGCGTGGGAGAGGGCGTCGAAAGACGGCAAACTCACCGGAATCCATCAAAAAATCTGGGATAAGGATCAAGCACCGGAAGAGCTTTACGATCTCGGTGCGGACCCTTGGGAAATCCGCAATCTCGCAGCGGATCCCGCCCACGCGGAAAAACTCAAAGCCCTCCGCCAGAGGTTGAAGGACACGATGAAAAAAGCCACCGACACCGGTCTCATTCCCGAGCCTCTTTTTGAAACTCTCGCGGGTGACGCCACCATCGCCGAATTCGCGGGAAGCGATCGCTTTGATTTCGACAAGGCTCTCGATCTCGCTTTCATCGCCACACAGCGCGATGCGGCGGATCTCCCGCTGCTGGAACAATCCCTCGCCTCGAAAAGCCCTGTCGAACGCTATTGGGCGGTGTCGGGTTTGTGGATTCTCGGGGACAAGGCGTCGGAGAAAACCGGGACGCTTCCACCGCTGCTGGCAGACGAGCATTCCGTCGTCCGAACGATCACGGCGGAAACGCTTTGGAATCTGGGGAAAAGAGACCAGGCGAAGAACGCGTTGCTGGATGAGGTTGGCAAGGACTTGGATGCCTCCTCGCTTCTCTATCTTCTCAACACCCTCCGCCGCTTGGATCTTCTCGATGAATTGCCGGAAGGCTGGCAGAAAACCAAGGCGCGGAAACAAGGCACCGCTGATTACGTCAACCGCTTTACAAAAAGCACCGGTTCCCCGCAGGAGGAGTAG
- a CDS encoding DUF72 domain-containing protein, with product MEISSSEFSIVLILDGATAEYQWKRLLTALQSTVEPAPDYQPYLMPVTREPVLGQSCAARDGVLIGCAGWSIPKEEKPHFPGSGSHLERYAARFSAVEINSSFYRPHRTSTYARWAASVPPDFRFSVKVPKAITHIARLKNTGDLIGTFLAEAGGLGEKLGCLLVQLPPSLDFNPGIARCFFEELRTAAGNIPVAFEPRHGTWFERSAGSLLEEFRISRVAADPPPVPSAAEPGGWHGLIYHRLHGSPRMYYSDYSHKFVVMLAARLADARSRSSVWCIFDNTAEGFAMPNARELMREWKALGSPPSANVD from the coding sequence ATGGAAATCTCCTCATCGGAGTTCTCTATCGTCCTCATTCTTGATGGGGCCACGGCGGAATATCAGTGGAAACGGCTCCTCACGGCATTACAATCCACCGTGGAGCCCGCACCTGATTACCAACCCTATCTGATGCCTGTTACGCGTGAACCCGTGCTTGGTCAAAGTTGCGCCGCAAGGGACGGGGTGTTGATCGGTTGTGCGGGGTGGAGCATTCCGAAGGAAGAAAAGCCGCACTTTCCCGGTTCGGGCAGTCACTTGGAACGTTATGCCGCGAGGTTCTCCGCAGTGGAGATCAACTCATCGTTCTATCGTCCGCACCGCACCTCCACCTATGCACGCTGGGCGGCCTCGGTTCCGCCGGATTTCCGCTTCTCTGTGAAGGTTCCCAAGGCGATCACCCATATCGCACGATTGAAAAACACGGGAGATCTGATCGGAACATTTCTCGCCGAAGCCGGAGGCCTTGGAGAAAAACTGGGTTGCCTGCTCGTCCAGCTTCCTCCCAGCCTCGATTTCAATCCCGGAATCGCACGGTGCTTTTTTGAAGAACTCCGTACCGCTGCCGGAAACATTCCCGTCGCCTTCGAGCCGCGCCACGGCACTTGGTTCGAACGGTCCGCAGGATCGCTTCTTGAGGAATTCCGGATCTCCCGGGTCGCGGCCGATCCTCCACCGGTCCCGTCCGCCGCCGAACCGGGCGGTTGGCACGGCCTGATCTACCACCGCCTGCACGGTTCGCCACGGATGTATTATTCGGATTATTCCCACAAATTCGTGGTGATGCTTGCCGCCCGCCTGGCCGATGCACGGTCCCGAAGCTCCGTCTGGTGCATCTTCGATAACACCGCCGAAGGCTTCGCGATGCCGAACGCGCGTGAACTCATGCGTGAATGGAAGGCTCTCGGCAGCCCCCCTTCCGCGAATGTTGACTGA
- a CDS encoding transposase: MSERAYFHRKKKYGGMDVSKATRLKALEEENSRLKRLVADQALDIQILKEVNSKKVVSPVQKKTVIETLVSAGSCGVARACRLSCLARSAVYRRAMPDAS, from the coding sequence ATCAGCGAGCGGGCCTACTTCCACAGGAAGAAGAAATACGGAGGCATGGATGTCAGCAAGGCGACACGCCTCAAGGCTCTTGAGGAGGAAAACTCCCGGCTCAAGCGTCTGGTGGCCGATCAGGCGTTGGACATCCAGATCCTCAAGGAAGTGAACTCAAAAAAAGTGGTGAGCCCCGTGCAAAAGAAAACCGTCATCGAGACATTGGTGAGCGCGGGCAGTTGCGGCGTCGCACGGGCTTGCCGGTTGTCCTGCCTAGCACGCTCGGCGGTCTATCGGCGGGCGATGCCCGACGCGTCGTAG
- a CDS encoding Gfo/Idh/MocA family protein has translation MHTSIQRRDFLKQSSAAGIGLGMAGYLGSLLPSLAQNAPAPARKIGPDDKINAAVIGTNGRGLSLISCLTRLPNVEITHICDVDKRALEKGLKEVAKKQSAPAAGSADFRKILEDPALDVVAIATPDHWHAPMAILALAAGKHVYVEKPCSHNPYEGELLLEAVEKYKRVAQMGAQRRSSAAMRQIIPEIHDGLIGKTYFAKGWYANGRASIGKGKPVPVPDWLDYELWQGPAPRAAFVDNLIHYNWHWHWLYGTGEALNNGTHEMDIARWALDVTWPTRVSSNGGRYAFEDDWECPDTQNISWDFPGGKSMAWEGRSCNPFPVEGRQRGVLVYGTKGTALLDGDDYIIYDKAGKIIKQAKGNEAVDATNTVSGSGAGMDTAHVSNFIAAIRGDGAPHCPIEEGHKSVTLLHLGNIAWRAGRTLHCDPKNGHILNDPEAMKLWKRDYEPGWEPKV, from the coding sequence ATGCACACCTCCATCCAACGACGGGACTTCCTCAAACAATCCAGCGCGGCAGGGATCGGGTTGGGCATGGCGGGGTATCTCGGATCACTGCTGCCTTCGCTGGCACAGAACGCCCCGGCACCGGCACGGAAAATCGGCCCCGATGACAAGATCAACGCCGCGGTGATCGGCACCAATGGCCGGGGCCTCTCGCTCATCTCCTGCCTCACCCGCCTGCCGAATGTGGAGATCACCCATATCTGTGATGTCGACAAGCGCGCCTTGGAAAAAGGACTCAAGGAGGTGGCGAAAAAACAGTCCGCACCGGCGGCGGGTTCCGCTGATTTCCGCAAGATCCTGGAGGACCCGGCGCTGGATGTGGTGGCCATCGCCACGCCGGACCACTGGCACGCGCCGATGGCGATCCTCGCGCTGGCGGCGGGCAAGCATGTCTATGTGGAAAAACCATGCAGCCACAATCCCTACGAGGGCGAGCTCCTGCTGGAGGCGGTGGAAAAATACAAGCGCGTCGCGCAGATGGGTGCGCAGCGCAGGTCCTCCGCCGCCATGCGCCAGATCATTCCGGAGATCCACGACGGGCTGATCGGCAAGACCTATTTCGCCAAAGGCTGGTATGCGAACGGACGCGCCTCCATCGGCAAGGGCAAGCCCGTCCCGGTTCCGGATTGGCTGGACTACGAGCTGTGGCAGGGGCCCGCACCGCGCGCGGCATTCGTGGACAATCTCATCCACTACAACTGGCATTGGCACTGGCTCTACGGCACCGGCGAGGCGCTGAACAACGGCACGCACGAGATGGACATCGCGCGCTGGGCGCTGGATGTCACCTGGCCGACGCGGGTCTCGTCGAACGGCGGGCGCTATGCGTTCGAGGACGATTGGGAATGCCCGGACACGCAGAACATCTCGTGGGACTTTCCCGGAGGAAAATCGATGGCGTGGGAGGGACGGAGCTGCAATCCCTTCCCCGTGGAAGGCCGGCAGCGCGGCGTGCTGGTCTACGGCACCAAGGGCACCGCATTGCTGGATGGGGACGACTACATCATCTACGACAAGGCCGGGAAAATCATCAAGCAGGCGAAGGGCAATGAAGCCGTGGATGCCACCAACACCGTCAGCGGCAGCGGCGCGGGGATGGATACGGCGCACGTCTCCAACTTCATCGCCGCCATCCGCGGCGACGGAGCACCGCACTGCCCCATCGAGGAAGGCCACAAGAGCGTCACCCTCCTGCACCTCGGAAACATCGCCTGGCGCGCCGGACGCACCCTGCATTGCGATCCGAAGAACGGCCACATCCTCAACGATCCCGAGGCCATGAAGCTCTGGAAACGCGACTACGAACCCGGCTGGGAGCCGAAGGTCTGA